DNA from Elaeis guineensis isolate ETL-2024a chromosome 2, EG11, whole genome shotgun sequence:
AAGATGAAGCACTAAACCTTCCTATGAAGTAATAGTTGTCATTTACAATAATATAAAGCAGAAAAATACCCCTAGGAGACAAAAATATCGGGACATaattttatctctctctctctcacacacacacacacacaaatatatatatatatatatatattcttggaAACTCATCAGCCATAAACATCAACAAAACATAAACTATGCAGCAGCAATACTTGTTGGAGCAAATGAAAATCATGATAGATCCTTCAGTTTTAATAACTTGAAAAAGGAGGGAGCAAGAGATTGTTCCGGTAGAAAATCTTCAAAATTCTCTGCATTGGTCCTAATCTGCCCTGTAAACTTGGATATGGATAGTGAAAAACAAATATTGATGCAGAATACAAAATCTAATGTCCTAATGGAAAAAAATGAATATGTAAAAGCAGATAATAAAAAGAAAACCAGGCAAAAAAGGGATTTGCAAAAGCGAACATAAAGATGGAAAATAACAGAAACTGAATTCCAAACATATGCAGAAAACCCAGAATATTATCTAGCGCAAAAACATATAGCAAAATAGAATAAAGAAACAAAACAGACCAAACAAAAAAATGAAAAGCAAAAAGTATAAACACAATTTGAGAAATGAAACATAACAGAGAGaacagaagaagaaggaaaataataataataataataataataatatatatatatatatatatatatatatatatatatatatatatatatatatatatatatatagaagattTAGAAAAACATAAAAAAACAGAATGTAAAAGGAAGAAGACAGAAAGcaaaactagaaaaaaaaaaaaccaataaaTACACAAAGAAACTAGGCAATACAAGAGGCACaaaataaaatcatcaaaaagACACAAGTTATAAAGGAACTAGAAATGCAATAACATGGGAAACAAAATTAACAAGACAGAACGGAAATACATGTCTCTATCCCCCTGCTTTTCTATGATGCTCTGTCCTGATATACACTTTCAGTAAAAAAGGACACAATGGAATTACTCCAGCAATGAGAGTTCTAATGAAGGCTGTTAAACATTGCCCCCTTTTTCAGGTTGGTTGGCGGCAAGGTTGTTTTGTTTTGTGGGCAGtgttttgggaaggggaagaaggggGGAAGAGGGGGGTGCATTGGAGAGCAGCAAATAGAAATTGGATTTTTAATAAGATAACATAGAGAATGGAAATTGGGCAGCTATAATTTTTTGCCTGCGCATTTTTTTCTGCaatgcaggaaaaaaaaaaaaaagcaattgcTAAACTAAAGGGTGTATGTTACAAAAGATGCGTCTATGGACATGTGCAATTTGTTGTTTAAGCAAGGAGTTTACAATAATAAAGACAAAGAAGATGAGGGAAGAAAGATATCTGTATTAGACACAGAATTCAGGAAAAGAGAGAGCTAAGAGCATAAAGGGAGAATTATCCTTAGAACACCCAAACTAAGATGCAAAAAATTTCCCACAGTGACCACGGACACATCAATAATTTGGCCTTAGTACATGCATTGAAGATgaagtattaaaaaaaattgttaaGGCACAAAGAAAATGGTGGTCATCAACTGGAGACTCAGAGAAGAGAGAAATTTGATGTCTGCTAAAAACTGCACAAGAtgatgagagagggagaggggggtgGGGGGCAGAGAGAGGTTTGATTGgtaaaagaagtagaagaagaaaaggctaaaaaaatatatcataattagtGCGGTTGTTGGAGACAGAAAGTTTgtgaaagaaatttagatagcATGATGACACACCATATTTCTCCTAATAAAAGTTATATGCATTGCATGAGCTGTGGAATGTGTTTTGACAATAAGATTTGAGCCTCACCCAAATCATTTGTTCTGAATCAGTCATGTGAATCACATGTGGTGAGTCTAACCTTTCTGAATTAGTTCTTCTATGACTTTCCCTTGCAAAAAGCTACTAGTGGATTTTTTGATAAAACATTTGACAGGTGAATATTAAAGCCtccatttttttaaataatatagtttCGATTTTTAACCATAAACATCAAGCCCCATCCCAATAATTTGGCTCATCTGATAGGTTATAATTTACACCTTTAAACATATTCCCAATGCATATTCTATGCTTTTATAGGTTTTTTCAACAACTTCTAATATATTTCTTCTTTCATATACAGTGCTGTAACTTCCCTATGGAGAACTAGATGAAAGATAGCATTCACAATGACTTAAAGCCACAAAAAATTTCACAACACAATTTTATCACCAGTTTAagtatactaaaaaataattggttaacataaattaatttactaaagcTAAGATCTTGGAATTTCCCAGAACCAAATGGTTCaaagaaaaacagagagaaaatAAACGCCACATTAGATCCTTCAGTGTTAGTAAATAAAACTGTAATGGTTTCAAGAGTGATGCAGCAGATAAAATTGGAAAATAAAAAAGGAAAGCAACGCAGCAGAAAATTTCTCCGCTTATCATATCTTCAAAGCTTCTTAATATTGGACAGTTATAAAGAGAGAACATCATAACACACCAAAACTAAACTAGATATCGAGAACAATttggaaaatattaaaaaaaaaatggaggaatTAGCATATAATGACAAATCCAAACTACCAGTCAAGAACCATCTTAAAGTTTCAAAGAAACACAAGAATGCAGGAATGGGAAAGATTCCTATCCCAGCAAACCTTCCAAGTTCTCTACCAAGGTCCTTGTTTGCAATTTGCAGCATGAAATACATGGCCTAACACAAGGATTGAAACAGAAATGAAAAATCTGACAAGGTATGGTGCAACATATACACATCATACAAGCTACCTAAAGGGCAAGGAGCAAGAAATATAACAGCGTAATGAACCCAATGAGAGACTACCACTCATCCACGAGTCTAGTTTATTAGATGATAGAAACCATATCCAACATCCAAAAAGTTAATCGCATGGGTAGACCTCATTAAATGTGAGCTAGAGAAGCTTGCTTTAGTTACCAATacatcattcaaaattaaaacatCAGAAAAGACTGCAGAGATGCATCATCCAAAAGAATAAAGTAAACAACAGAAATCACATTAAATAGCTGCActtttagtgattgtgaatcgcaAATACTGACTTCAATCAcggatagaaatatcaaaaaaaactcTCCTGCAAGATCAGAAAGAAGTTAGAGCAagggaaacaaaagaaaagaacagCACAACAAATCACTCAAAATGGTTACAGCACtatcgaattaaaaaaaaaaaaaatcccctgCCAAGAACAACAGGTATAAAAACCCTAATTCCGACAATATTCTTAAAACTCCAAATCCTATTGTAAACTTTAAAAAAGGGATAGAAGCCGCACTAATATTTCTTCATCATCGATCAGTGGGGCAAAAAACATTATCAAATCCAAGCCTGAACGATCACGTAGGGCAATATTCGGATCTACACGATCACAAAAACTAAACCCCAACAGGTGGCAGCTGGCACGTAAAATAATAGGGAGATCGCCATATAACATCAAAACCTAACAAGAATCATCACTAGAAtccgagaaaaagaaagaaaataggaATTGGAAACCTACGATaaaatacccagccaaaatataAGTCAAGTACCATCTCTAGAATCGAAAGAACTATCACCAATGTATCACCCGAACCCCGTACTAGAAAACAATAACCATCACAAGAACTCAGAGAATAATCAAGAAAACAGTACATTTGAGAAAATTAACATATTACTGCAAGACCAAAGTAGAATCAAGAACCACCAACGGGATTTCGACGCAGAGGCAAGAAAATAGGAATGGGACGGATCGCTCACTTTGTCACCAATGAGGGCAGCTTCTGTACCTCCCCCTCCTCCTCGTTCCCGTCCTCAGCGGTCCTGATCTAGGGAATCAAACAAGAAGAAGGCCGACGCCACGCTGGGCAATTCGCAAACGTAGAGGAGACAGGTCGCCTGACGAAAGAGGGGTGGAGGTCTATACGAGGTTTAAAGTCGGCAGCTGGACCGACCTGGGAGCAGTAATGGCCCGGATAGAATTTGGATCGGATGTTGTATTATTCATCTTCAACTCTTAAATTCTATCGCATATCCATccgataagaaaaaaaatattgacttCCATATTCCAAGAATTCagatatttatagataatttatttttttatatctaattCCTATCCACCGCATATATATTCattctatatttaaaaaaataaataattaaaataattatatatatatatattattaattaaaataaaattatcaatccaatgtagaacataatttataaattcagatttataaaaatcaaacataaaattaaaattataatttaatatgaaacatataaacaatcaaaataattttatacatattatcaagcaatataaaattataagcatATATATTCAGATATAGGTTCGGATATTATCTATATATGTAGGTTCGAATCGGGTTTGAATTTGGATTTGTGTAGAAAACAGCACTATCCATACTCTATTCATGTTCGTGCTACAGTTTTCGAGTTTTACCCAAATtcgaatccaaatccgatcaaatctTATTTTTCGGATTTAATCGAATTTAGATAGAATGCATATCCATCAGATCGGATTAATTTTGTcatcttattttaaaaaaatatatatttttacttaCTCGGCTAAATCTtagttaattattaaattttataaaataaagtcGACAGAAAATAGTTGCCTTTAGTTTTATACAAGCAATGGAGTCGGTGGTAGCCTGGGTTGGTCCCGAGTCCCGACTTGAATTGAAGTGGAGAACGATAAGGGATCAGTTTTCCCGAGTTCCTGCCCAGCTTTATAAAGTCGGCAAACGGGCCTGACCAACGACGAAGAATGGTTCTCTTCCAAATAGGGCCCGTTCCAGCTAAGCCAATAAACTCAAAGTGGCTCATGATTAGGGGGTTTAACGGTAACGATGAGAGGAGGTGGGAGCACAGTAGGCATTACGTGCAAGCGATATTCTCCTATCAcccaaaaataaaacaaaaaatcaTCATCTGATATGAAACTTTGTATCCATATCATCTTATTAGAATGTCAATACATAATATGGTATAAAATGGTATAAAATGATGAGATATATCAAATATTGATACAATACAAAATGATGAAGCATATTGAGTGTTGATACAATATGAGATAGTAAGATGTTTACAATATCGGTGTGGTATGAAAATGTATATCGAGTCGGTACCGTTACAATATTGTACACTTGATATGGTATGGCACTAATTGATACAGCAAATTTTGTATACAAGTATTTAGCATGTGCATCATGTATAATTTAATCAAGAGATGGCATCATCTTGGGGCTTAGCTATCAAGATTGTTTAGGGTAGATTTGAGAAATACATTTCTATATTACTCCTATATAGctatcttcttttcctttccaatTACATAAGAGTGCAATTATTACAAAACTGAATAAACAAAATTACAACTAGCAGTGAACTCTTTCAAAAGTCAGCTAGACAGTAAGATCCATGTTTGGAGATGAAATTAAGAGCTTTAAAGTTTCTAGACACATTGCCCTAAAAAAAGGTTCTAAACCCTATGTTGAACCAGGCCATAGAGCTTCCCTCAGATTGTATAGAGGTGCATTATAAGGTTGTGATTATGGTTGTTCTTTGGCAAACAGGCAATTCCTGGAAGATGCCACTTATTCAATCAGATTCCAATTGCTGACGTGACCCTGAAAGACAAAGTTTCACAATTTTGTGACCCTTAAAGATGAAACCTGAACATATTGATGGGTTTTCTTATATGAAATTACAGTCCAACTACAACTGATACTAACAATGACAGCTCGTTAGCAGAATATATTGGTCTCTTTTAGTCCTCACACCTGAAATTAAAAGAGTAGCGCAAAAACAGATGAAAAACTTTTCCGATAGCCATTACCAATAAGCCTCGAAAAAAGCAAGTAAATCAAATGCCTGTGTTTAAGCAAGCATTCTTGTTAATCTTAGCTGATCTACATAGAGGGGAGCATGAGTTGATATAAGCATACACATACTTTTCTTGGTTTTTGTGATTCTTGGTATATAAAAAGGAACACATGAAAGATTTAGACTGGTAAAACAGCAAGCACGTTATTTTTTGGAAGTAACAAAAGCATGCAATCACAATTAATTGAAAACTAAAGGCAACATCTTATCTTGGATATTTGCTGGTGGATTTATACTAAGATAAAAATAGACATAAATTGATGGAGCCTACTTCCTTAGAATGTTACAAAATAAAGAATTGCAATGATCCAACAATTAGATATATGAATTGGTTGTATTCCAAGTCACTTTGACTACAAAACCAAGTATGAAGTTAGAGATGGCAACGAATTGGATATCAGTCAGGTCAACTAGTATCCGTACTCATCCCACAATTAAAAATCCTATACCCATATCTATCTCATATCCATCTTGGCTTGGATTAGGTCAGGTCAAGTAGAGATGTAAATTGGGTCAGGGAGAATAAATAAGAGGAGTCGAGTCGAgtcgggtcggatcggatcaaatatatttaaaaattataaaataattataaatttggaaGAAAAATATATGTTAAGGTtatatcagatcgaattcagGATAAGACATACCATTATTTGTATCTGATCTAAATctgttttgaatatttttttctagaatCTATATCCGCCCTGggttctaattggattggataaaATCTATCTTATTTGGACCAAGTTGGGTCGGATTTCCAATGGATTGGCTAAAATTGCCATCCCTATATGGATTAGTATGATCTACCTATATGATCCAGACTGCATGTTCAAGTAGTTGACCTGCAATATTATTATGCATTAACATGCAGGTGTTTGTATTGTCTTTGATAACATATTCAAAAATTTCAACTTCTCCTAATGTTAGTAACTTTATAATCTTGCCAGCTAGCATAAATTTGCTATAACTATGCCATTTCCCTCTTTGTATAAACTCTTTTAAATACCAAGCCACAACTTTAAATTGAGACAATGAGGGTCCTCATACTAGCCAACTGGCGTCCTCAAACTCTTTTAAATAaggcaaaaatcaagttttcattCGCTAGGGACGTAAAGCATGGGTACACCTATGATCTTGCTCCCTGCATTTCCATGGATgagtagactttttttttttttttggctagaaAATAGGAGTCTAAGCTTTCATTAACTAAAACATACAGATTACACCTGTAACCAACCACTACAAGTATGTATTTAGAGCCTACTAGAATTATTAATTAGTACCCACAGCAACATTACAGGATTGAGAAACTCTTTATATACTACATACAGtatagaaaaaatataatattccaTCTAATTGGGCCACATAACTACCGCTTTTCAACTTACATTAATTAATATTCAcagttctatttttttgtttgaaattttgaactacttttttgtttgaaaatttgaatgaTAAAAGTGTCCTTCACATTCTAAAAAGGTTATGACATTCTATGGCGATATCATGATATTTTGCAGCAAAATTATGACCTtctgcataggatgtcataatttttctgttGGATATCATAATTATGGTAGAAacatttttgtcatttaaaaatttcataaatttttcgatGACGAAAACATCCTTTCCTTTATATGACAttctgtgaaaaaattatgacatcttgtgtaggaagtcataatttaaccacaggatgtcataatatcactacaggatatcataattcttttaaaaaaagagagatattttcatcatttaaaatttaaaataaaaaaatagaactatgGGTATTAAATACACATTGAAAAATAGTAACTACGTAGCCCAATCAGATGGAGTGGTATATTTTTTCTACACCTCATGTGGTATACAAAGAATTTCCCTTATATGATTACATAACCAAATGACCATCTGGTTCAGTTTAGAAACAAAGAAACATACCCAATGGATGAGTAGACTATTGAAACTAGGAGCTATCATGCGTTTATTTGTGGatgatataattttgatatatgagataataaggctaaaaaaaataaaaattatagatgaaaAATAACCGCAGATCAACGCACGTAAACTGGAACGGACAAATTTTTTATTCAGAGATAGCATGAAATTAAAAGAAGTGAAGCTCGCTAAAGCGAAAAGAGACCATTGGAGGAAGAAATTTTATCACATGAACCATTGAGTAATAAACCGTCCGCTTTGGCTTGAATCAGCTTCCACGTAGCCTCCACATGCCGCATCTCCGTCAGGGTTGCTCCGATCGCAAACCGTACGACAAACATTCCGGCCACCACGGCATGGGTCATGAAAGCTTGCCCACTCGAGTTCACCGCCTCCAATAGCCTTCGGTTCAACTCCGAAGCATCATCCCCTTGGAACCTGGGTTTGAGTCGGAAGCACACCAACGCGAACTTGCGCGGCACCACCACCTCGAACCTCCGGTCCATTGCCACCAACCTCTCGAAGTGCTCGGCCATCGCGACGTCGCTCCGTATGTGCTCCATCAGGTTGGCCATGCCGTACCTCCGGATGACCACCCACAGCTTCATGGCTCGGAAGCGCCGGCTGAGCGCGATCTGCCAGTCCTTGTAGTCCACCACCGTTTTGGCATCACTAGCCTTGTTCCTGAGGTACTCGGGATTGCTGCACAAGGCGTCAACCAATGAGGATGGGCTCTTGACCCAGAGGCAGCAGCAATCCATGTTGGTGAGGAACCACTTGTGGGGATTCAGGCTGAACGAGTCGGCCAGCTCCACACCATCAAAGTAATGCCGGAATTCAGGGCATATACCCGAACTACCGGCATAAGCTGCATCGATGTGATACCAAACGCCATACTCGTTCGCGACTTTCCCCAGCTCTAGTAGTGGATCCACGGCTCCAACAGCGGTGGTACCGATCGTGGCACACAGGTACAAGGGCACCAACCCTTTGGCGATGTCGGCCTCCATGGAGGACCGAACGCTGTCCGGAGTGAGTGCATAGTCCGACGCTGCTGATGTCGGGATGGCGCGGAAGTTCGATGGCGGGATGCCGATGAGCTTCGATGCCTTCTGAACCGTGGAATGTGTTTGATCGGATGCGTAGACCACCAGTTTGGTGATCCCATCGCCTCCCATCTTGCTCAAAGCGCTGTCTCGTGCTGCTGCTAGTGTGCACACCACCGCCTCGCATGTGCTCCCATGCAGGACACCGCCACCACCTTGGCCGCCGGAGAACAGGAAGGATGAGGGGAGCTTGAGCATCTTCCCCATCCAATCCATGACTATGCTCTCCAGCTCGGTGGCGGCTGGAGACGCGATCCAGTTGAATCCAACGACGTTCAGACCGGAGCAAAGCATCTCGCCGAGAAAGCCGGCGGTGCTCGCATTGGCCTGAAAGTATGCGTAGAAGTTGGGGCTTTGCCAATGGGTGAGGCCAGGGAAGATGTCGTCGTGGATATCATCCAGAATGGTCTGGATGGGCTGAGGGAAAATGGGAGCTTGGTCGGAGAGACGCTTGCTCAGATACCCCGGCTCGATCTGGCTCCGGACCGGGTATCGCTCAATGTCTCGATAGTAGTTGGCTATGAAGTCGACCACCGCTCGAGACTCTTTCACCAAGACATCGGGGTCTAGTGGCTGGAAGGTCTCGATCGGGAGGCTGCCCATTTGGTTTGGCGGAGAGAGAGTTGGAGGAGTCTTAATGAGAACTATATATTAAGAGATCGAACTGGTGGAGATCGTCGAGATCGAGTTTCTGGTGGCAAAATTAAGGAAGGCTTATGGAACAATGGAGGAAAGTGATTTGGTTGGGTGGCGTGGAGGAGAGATGGGGAAGGGAGCTATTTATAAAGCTAATAGATTGCTCGATGGTTTGGTTGGTGAAGCGAATAAATTAAGCTGCACTGGGTGTGTTATTTTGGTTCGTGTCACGAGACGCTCCTTTTTGAGCGTATGGATAACGTGACCATATGTCGGGACGCTACCGCCGCCACGGCTTGGTGAGATCGATGTGGTAGCGAGCGTCTGGAatactggagagagagagagagagtgtgtgaggATATACGTATATACAAAAGCGCGTTGGATAACTTCACGTGCTCAAAGAGAAAGCGCCTCCAGATCTGAGCCCAGGTGCCTGACTCGTGAGTGTCGCTCCTGCGACCAACCAAACGTGCGTGATCCATCTTTGTAAATCGCTTCCTTCCCTCCGTCTCTTCCGCGAAATCTAACCCAATCACTTTTATCCTTGGTTTTAAAATGTAACTTATGGTACGAAAATTAAGGGGCAGCATCGATGACGGTCTTTCAGCCGGTTGCATTCTCTTCGAGTTTTGTTAGATGAAAAACGTCTGGAATGAGGGCACCAACCCCCCTGCATTCTAACCCATTCACCCCTCTCGTGCAACACGTtagaaaatattttgttttaaaaatattcaaaattctaaataaaaataattatttatttgaaaattttgaaagttTAAAATTTCTTTATTAATGGCCCCATATTTGATGTTTCAATCATGCATGTTCATCAGCATTTATCTGATTCTTCCAAGCTGCATTCTGGCTTTAATTCAGTACACTATGGATATGTTTATCTTGATTCACTATCAAGAAAAACGTGGCTTTAATATAATACGTGAAGGGGCACTTGACATATGATACAAAATGGAAGCTCAACTTTTGCATCATTTGGAAAGGAAAGTTTTTCGCGTGTCCCAACAAATAACATCGACACATTACGGTACTTTCACTGTGAATAGAGTAACAGCCAGTTGGCCCAtggtgtatatacatatatggtaTGTGGTGAACCAACGATGTTTTCCTCTTTATTGCGGTGATGGCCGACCAAGCGGATTAGAATAATAAAAAACAGAAAGACGAGTCTCTTCCCTATTATATTAAAACCGTTCCACTGCTAAACGTGGTCAATGCGAACCCATTATGTAATAACTCAGCTCATTTGGGCCTTTGGACTGGACCCAAACTTTAGAAGCCCaaaatctctaaaaaaaaatcctatgtgCAGCACATGGCTGAGAGGAGGAAGTAGAATCCAAAATCAGAGTCTTGAAATCGGAGTCTTCTTCGCTTCCAATTTCATcgagatcggatggaggggagTCCGATTAGGTTAGGAAAACCCCCTATAAAAAGCACTCTCCTCTCTTAGATCTTCATCAAAGATTTTGAGAGCTCACCGGAACATTTCCATGAATTTTTTGTGAGTTCTTAGATGGGAAGAAAGGATCGTCAGAGTTTTTCTCGaccgccggagcaaggtaagctcctTCCCTCCCCTCCCCTTCTTTTTCTGGTTGCCTTTTCATCACCGGCGAGCGATGGCAAGCCATCGAATTTGAGCCAAACAGGGCGGTCCCTGTTTCGGTTGTATTTCCCTGCTTGCCGCCGATAACAGTCACCATTGAAAGGGGCTATGGGTTTTACTGTGGGTCTCGCCATTATCGGAAACCACCATGAGTGGCCGGCGTCGGCCTTCCTTGGCTGCATATGGGGgggagaggagaagaaggggatcagtcccctattttggatgaggagaagagaagaagaaacttcttctttcttttctcaattAATtaacaaattaaattagataattaattaatcaatttatattttttttctttagatagtttaagccacacttgaggtcaaggATCTtaatgaagacatggccatatTGACCATGAAAAGAGGTATGAGGGGTCCCGATTCACGCACTCTTTGAATAAGACTCTCCTCCGGACTTATGCCGAACTTCTGGAGCATGCATACAAGTATAAGCCCgtggatgaaggagcttctgaccgacgtCAAACAGAAGGTAAgggtcagaagatgaagaaaaagaagaagggagaaGCTCCGGTCGAATCAAGTTGGCCACCTTCCAATGAGTGAGCTTCTTCTCGATGACGGAGTCCAAGGCCGAATTAcgataggtatgactcctatactcttctCTCTGCTTCTCATGCACAGATCCTCCTAGAGATCGAAGGATCAGGATATCTACGACAACCGCCACCGATGAAAGCGCCATCGAGAAGCTACGATCGGAAGAAATACTGTCAGTTCCATCGTGATCATGGTCATGATACCGAACAGTGCATCCAATTTAGGGACGAGATAGAGACTCTGATTCGACGAGACTATCTAGAAAAGTATTGGAGAGATCCGTCGAATCAACCTCTTGCCGATCGACGACCTTAACCGCAGACTAAGGAAGTTATAAATAATCAACCGACTGCAGGGATGTCAATATGATCTCCAGATGACTGAACTGAGGGATAACTCCCGAAGAAGAGTCGGCGAAACGACAACAACTTAATGCAATAACTTTCTCGGAAGAGGATGTTCAGAGAATTCAAACTCCTcgcgacgatgctgttgttgttctgACAATTAGCTAATAAAAGCACGACGGATGTTTTGTTCTACTCGACTTCTTTCCGAATGCAACTACTCGGAGAATTCAATATATTGCATCACTCTTTAAGTTCAGCCGACTATTAAATGATGGATAGTCAATTCTTGTCAACATCAATATTTCGGCTTTCACAGTAAAAGCCAGAAGGTAGTCAATTCTTGTCAACATCAATATTTCGGCTTTCACAGTAAAAGTCAgaagatcgactatctcgacaccgactatatttcgattttcactataaaaactaGAAGATCGACTATTTCGACATCGACTATActtcggctttcactgtaaaagtcagaagATCGACTATTTCGACTTCGAATATACTTCGGCTTTCACTATAAGAGCCAgaagatcgactatctcgacactGACTATATTTCGATTTTTACCATAAAAGTAAGAAGATCGACTATTTCGACACCGAACATGTttcgactttcactgtaaaaaccAAATAATCGACTTTATCTCGATGCAGAATATATTTTGCTTTTACTATAAAAGCCAAAAAATCGACTATCTCGGTGCAGAATATAtttcggctttcactgtaaaagccaaagAACCGACCTATCGACTACAACTGGAGACCAACGCCGGTGACGCAGACTTTCTCCACAAAAATCATGCTGCTCTCATAGTCGGCTATCGATCGAAGCAGCTGGCTAATTTGCAGACTTAGCATcagttaagaaaaataaaatgataagacGACCAAGGTCGGATTGGAATCATACCGACTCGGCCACGGCCAGTCGAAGGATgttcggcttgccaccatttatcataaCAATATGACGTATAAGCCCGACCAAGGTCCGAGCAATTGATATCCGACTTGCCATCATTATCCTAACTAAATACATCAGAAACTACACGACTAACAGATTCTAAAGTCCGTAAAATAGTCGGATCTACAATCTACGAGTCAGAATTAAAACGCATGACGCCAGTTCGCCTTCCTGATATAATGGCTGGTGTTGGCTCACCTTCTGCAAATGACGCTTGACACCAGATCTCCCTGCTGATATGATAGCTTGAGGACGATAAAGTGGATGATCAACCGTATTTCGAAGAATATTACGGTAGAGTCGAGACTCGACATAACAGAAAACAACTCCTTTCGTCCAAAGAAACTGA
Protein-coding regions in this window:
- the LOC140855473 gene encoding tyrosine decarboxylase-like, producing the protein MGSLPIETFQPLDPDVLVKESRAVVDFIANYYRDIERYPVRSQIEPGYLSKRLSDQAPIFPQPIQTILDDIHDDIFPGLTHWQSPNFYAYFQANASTAGFLGEMLCSGLNVVGFNWIASPAATELESIVMDWMGKMLKLPSSFLFSGGQGGGGVLHGSTCEAVVCTLAAARDSALSKMGGDGITKLVVYASDQTHSTVQKASKLIGIPPSNFRAIPTSAASDYALTPDSVRSSMEADIAKGLVPLYLCATIGTTAVGAVDPLLELGKVANEYGVWYHIDAAYAGSSGICPEFRHYFDGVELADSFSLNPHKWFLTNMDCCCLWVKSPSSLVDALCSNPEYLRNKASDAKTVVDYKDWQIALSRRFRAMKLWVVIRRYGMANLMEHIRSDVAMAEHFERLVAMDRRFEVVVPRKFALVCFRLKPRFQGDDASELNRRLLEAVNSSGQAFMTHAVVAGMFVVRFAIGATLTEMRHVEATWKLIQAKADGLLLNGSCDKISSSNGLFSL